The Carassius auratus strain Wakin unplaced genomic scaffold, ASM336829v1 scaf_tig00028055, whole genome shotgun sequence genomic interval GAGGAGACGCTCTCAAGTGTCCTCCTGCATCTTTCCATGAACCTCAACGCTCTTCTGCAGCAGCTCTCCATGACCGTAAGAACTTCCAGATCTTACATAAACTGTGTCAAATTCAGTATTTTATATAATTcctatttgcatgtttttttctttcccagAACTTCAGTTCCCAGAGTTCTCCCTTCAATGACATTCTGGACCAAATGGTTCATGACACCTTCACGATGAGCAACCTGCAGGACGAGTCATTTGTAAGATTATGGTTCCAGATCAAGTTAAAGCCTCTTCTCTCCACACTGACTCCAGAATATCTCACGTGCCTCAGTCACAAAGAGTTCAGCTGCCAGACCTTCCAGATACTGTACGTCCACTGAACGCATAAGTGCTAATCCCACCCAATGAACTCTGTCCTCAACTGACCTCCACACTCACCTGACCTACATGCTGTCCTTTCAGTGTTTCAGAACTCAGTGACAACATGCTACTGGTGTCAGAAGAAGGTGTGCAGGATGTTTATCAGTATTTCATCAGACCCTTCCTGAGCCGACAAAATGTTTCAGgtacatctatccatctatctgtttTTCTGCCCAATGTATCCAGCCAtcaatctataaataaatgtactcaACATGTTTTCAGGTGGCTGCCCTGCAGAGAACAGCAGCATCTGGATTACTCTGAATCTTGGTGGATTTTCAAAGTTTGCCACATTGAGGGAAATGTACCAGCTAAACCAAGACTTCAACGCTGTGAGTTACCCACAATCCCACTGACAAGAACAAGATTCAGCTTTATTCTCTGTTTAACGTGATTGATAAATGTTATTTCTGTTTgtctattaaattaaatgtttctttgtGTATTTCAGATAGATGCACTGGTGGTTCTCTCCCCCAGACAGACAGCTGAACTCATAGTTGAGGATTTTGCAGGTCTGCCAGAGAAAAGTGTTATCATAAACATAGTTTTTGATCATATCCTGGTGTCTCCTGAAGACCGTCGACTGCTTGAGATGCTTAGATATCTCATAATGCTCGCTGGCCAGGTAAGGGCATCTATGCCAAAGACTGTTTGTCTGTGGACAGATTGCAGCATATATAGTGTGGAGTAAGGTGATTTTTCCCCCTCATCTTGCTTTTATTTCAGATGGGTTTGGAGTGCTCATCATACCAGCAGATGtaagtaaaatttttatttgtctgtttctgcACTGCTTCAGTCGAGGCCCAATTTCACATGATTTCTCCCTCTTTCAGAGTTCAGAGGCTGCAGGATTCTGTGGTTCCTCCACACATGAAGGAACCCATCAAGTACTACATAAGTCAGCTGGAACAAATGGCACCTCCTGGTACagatacatgcacacaaacaaaaataaattacaattatggaACACTAACTAAATATATTAGTCTGCAAATTTAGTCTCTAAGCTACAGTTTTGATTGACACATTTGTCTATGCTATAACGCTGATATTTTACTATTGTGTCTTTAATAGGCTGTTTTCCTCCACCTGTTACGGTAAGAAATAtaagatttatattttcatattgatattttcataaacataaaaGAAAAGTACTTCataatctattatttatttgtggTCATGTACTTTACAGTGTATTTCAACAACAATCAATGGTAAGTTAAATATTGTTTAAGCTGTTAtgtacatgaagaaaaaataatgtactgtcaataaaaaatgtcagtttttcttattttcattttaatttacttttacagAAACCTCAATTTGTAATGAAATCAGCAGGTACTGTTCATTTAAGAATTTTTACTGAGtaaaaatacaattcaaataaatcacaataatgaGAAGACTTTATCTGCCCCACAGTAACGAGACCCTCCTATCCGCTGCACTCGTGAGCGCCCCCTGTAGTGTGGACCTGCAGCAGTACGTTTGCTCTTCGGTAAGAAGACCATGAACAGAAAACTCAGTTCACATGAGCCGATGTTGATGATCGTCTAGGAATCTGCATCCCTCCAAACGTGTAGCAGTTTCTGAAATCAGCATAATATTTCCTGAACGTTGATGTCCACTGCTGAAATCTGTGTTTGTAGCTCACCGGCATCACTGCTGGAAACCTGGCTGAACTCCTGAAGTGTCAACTTTCAAGCAGCAGAAGTTACTCCAAGGAGATCTGGAAACTATTTTTCACCAAAGCAAATGATGTTCTGGACGGAGCCCTCGTCATATTCTCCAGCGCAGCAGCAAATATGGTAAATGAGTCTTGTGCATGTGTCCTCTAGTGTTCACTGTTAGACTGACTGGGAATCTGACAGTAATTCCTCCTCATTACATCATcagtctcagccaatcagaggtgATGTCGTGTCCCAAGTGCTGGATGTGGTTGGAGAGCTGAGACTGGAGCGCATCAGTCCTGACCAATGGACAGACCTCGCTTTCATCAGCATGTTGTTGGGTCAATATCTGAAGCCGTTTTTACCATTTGCGTCACCATCCCTACTGCTGTGCACCAGCAGCAAAAACCTCAGCTGCCAAACTTACCAGCACATGTAAGAAAACATTTCCCCAACAATAGATCAAGACTGTCATGAGCTGATAAGATGCTTGTTCAACATTATTTGCAATCATCTCCCAGTCTGTCAGAGGTCCCACTCATCAATGAGATTCAAGGAAGAGACATGGCAAATTTCTTCATTCTGCCCTTCCTGAGAAGAAACGCAACAGGTGAGGTGGAGGTTCACAGATGTTTAATATGAAGGTTCTGGAGATCATGAAGGTGATTTCactctgtgtgttgtgtgtgtgtcagatgcgGGCTGTGTGGCGACTGCTAACAACAGTGTTGAGTGGCTGCAGAAGAACTTTGGCCCGTTCTCTCAGTTCGTGTCTCTCACAGATCTGATCTCCATCAACAGACTCTTTGATCCCGTATGTCTCCACATCTACACCTGTGATTTCATCAAAGacgatttataaaaataacaccACCATCACTTTTTCCTTAACTGATATTCTCTTATCCTTCCGTGTGTGTTTAGTTGGAGACCCTGGACAATCTCACTCCCAAGCAGGTGGCTGGACTGTTGGTTGAAGAGCTACCTGGTCTCCCAGAGAAGAAAGTCGTCATCAATACAGTGTTTGATCATCTGTTTGTGTCTCCTGTGGAGCGAGGACTTCCTGATGTTCTTCAAAACCTGCTCTCAATCTCACAGACGGTAAAATTTGCACAGTTGTTCTCAGTGGCTCTCCATCAAACACTACTCTGATGCCTCCTGGTTTAGTCTTTATGTGTGGTTTGTCTTAAATGAAATTTGAAGTAAATCTGCAATGTTCAAATAAGTGAGTTTGATGAATCCTATGCGTGACAACAGCATTGATGCTTGTTTGTGTTTCTGCAGACCATTATTCCCTGCAGCTCCTACATACTGATGTAAGTGTACTTGGTACATGATATTGAGTCTCTGGCCTCTTTGCACTGAGATCTGCTGTAATTCTGTGGTTCTTTCTCAGATTCCAGAGGCTGTTTCAGGCGTTACCTTTCCTGCCGACGGAGATGGAGACTGTGGTCTTCCAAACAACTGGAGAACTCAAGCAGAATGGAGCAAGAGGTCATTCTTGATCTTCCTCAGTTCTTGCTGTTGAGTCTTCTAGAAGATCAGCATGTTTCTAATTACTTCAGatggaattaattaatgaatgtttgTCTTACTTTCAGACTGTTCACTCCCCGAACCTCCAACAGTAAGAGTTTGTTTTAAGCATCAGTTCCTTCTCTATCTTGTTCAGTCCTACACAGCTCCTCACTATGATTCGATGTTTAAAACTTTTTCATTAAACGAAAAACACACATTGTTTTGACCATAACGttttacaaatgattttatacatgTTGTCGTTGTTCTCTCTTTTTCATCTGTTTCAGTGTCTGGTCACTCCTGCGAATGGTAATTGCTTTTGTAGAACATATTAGATTCTGAAATCAAACTTATCATAGTGTCTGAATGATCCTTGATGAATGTTGCAATGAACTGAATCTTCATTCCCTCCTATGTTTCCATGCTTTTATGTTCGCCCCAATTAATTATATCTTCCCATGTTACCCCAAACTAATTTATAAACTTTGCCATATAAACCTGGGGAACATATGACCTAGGACTATGCCAATGACTTCCTCTATCCATGTAGCCAACAAGAAACTGAAAGAATCTTTCCACAAATCTGAACAAGTTTTGGTGGTCAATTTTCTACTTCTGTTACATTCTCTTAACCTCTTTTACTACTGCATTGTGATTTACGGGTGTCGTACTGAGATGCAAATGAAATCCGGTGGCACTAATCAATGTTTTCTGATGGATTTAACAGCTACCAGAGTTTGTTCAGGAGTCAACAGGTACGATCAAACACTCTTTTCTCCACTTTAACACTGTGACATGATCTGTGGGACAGGAAGTGCTCATGGAAATTATGATGTGTTCCACAGTAACGAGACTCTCCTATCCGCTGCACTCGTGAGCGCCCCCTGTAGTGTGGACCTGCAGCAGTACGTTTGCTCTTCGGTAAGAAGACCATGAACAGAAAACTCAGTTCACATGAGCCGATGTTGATGATCGTCTAGGAATCTGCATCCCTCCAAACGTGTAGCAGTTTCTGAAATCAGCATAATATTTCCTGAATGTTGATGTCCACTGCTGAAATCTGTGTTTGTAGCTCACCCGGCATCACTGCTGGAAACCTGGCTGAACTCCTGAAGTGTCAAATTTCAAGCAGCAGAAGTTACTCCAAGGAGATCTGGAAACTATTTTTCACCAAAGCAAATGATGTTCTGGACGGAGCCCTCGTCATATTCTCCAGCGCAGCAGCAAATATGGTAAATGAGTCTTGTGCATGTGTCCTCTAGTGTTCACTGTTAGACTGACTGGGAATCTGACAGTAATTCCTCCTCATTACATCATcagtctcagccaatcagaggtgATGTCGTGTCCCAAGTGCTGGATGTGGTTGGAGAGCTGAGACTGGAGCGCATCAGTCCTGACCAATGGACAGACCTCGCTTTCATCAGCATGTTGTTGGGTCATATCTGAAGCCGTTTTTTACCATTTGCGTCACCATCCCTACTGCTGTGCACCAGCAGCAAAAACCTCAGCTGCCAAACTTACCAGCACATGTAAGAAAACATTTCCCCAACAATAGATCAAGACTGTCATGAGCTGATAAGATGCTTGTTCAACATTATTTGCAATCATCTCCCAGTCTGTCAGAGGTCCCACTCGTCAATGAGATTCAAGGAAGAGACATGGCAAACTTCTTCATTCTGCCCTTCCTGAGAAGAAACGCAACAGGTGAGGTGGAGGTTCACAGATGTCTCATATGAAGGTTCTGGAGTTCATGAAGGTGATTTCactctgtgtgttgtgtgtgtgtcagatgcgGGCTGTGTGGCGACTGCTAACAACAGTGTTGAGTGGCTGCAGAAGAACTTTGGCCCGTTCTCTCAGTTCGTGTCTCTCACAGATCTGATCTCCATCAACAGACTCTTTGATCCCGTATGTCTCCACATCTACACCTGTGATTTCATCAAAGacgatttattaaaaaataacaccACCATCACTTTACTCCTTAACTGATATTCGCTTATCCTTCCGTGTGTGTTTAGTTGGAGACCCTGGACAATCTCACTCCCAAGCAGGTGGCTGGACTGTTGGTT includes:
- the LOC113079445 gene encoding uncharacterized protein LOC113079445, translating into MSSCVQCDRCTCSAVQSKTCGTSAGLTAEQCTELDGPTQSFLTCAGVPSEPDADHILHLKGLISAALDVYSFMRSSVAGVPVVDLSGGISMNEDHVIRAWLDIKLIPLLSSISRNFLTCLSNRNFSCSAYQTVVKELSQHFFGLDPVRQKWIYSFFMYPFLSRNTSLGCVDPEDSTEDWLMKNFGSFSVMAQVRDFTSINMVFSGLEVLHLLSPEQKAELLLHPEEVGLTDSSLSLVFKSLLSSLLPSEDPWPSNNGTAYYMSNAPSASPQDPLGKARIKPVTVLNGFMTAFSPVGSFVRQFVSLTNQQNISSMRSTTLVQAMINLTLAELAAPFKQNSSQQPVNFDPMNVNDWFTHVVSPVLRRFLPPDQIEIHPNLTAVFHNQFYIETGMGAGAQNESQDICSVFIDNRTCGLTDLVEHVATVLHCAARSDLTLNEETLSSVLLHLSMNLNALLQQLSMTNFSSQSSPFNDILDQMVHDTFTMSNLQDESFVRLWFQIKLKPLLSTLTPEYLTCLSHKEFSCQTFQILVSELSDNMLLVSEEGVQDVYQYFIRPFLSRQNVSGGCPAENSSIWITLNLGGFSKFATLREMYQLNQDFNAIDALVVLSPRQTAELIVEDFAGLPEKSVIINIVFDHILVSPEDRRLLEMLRYLIMLAGQMGLECSSYQQIVQRLQDSVVPPHMKEPIKYYISQLEQMAPPGCFPPPVTCISTTINETSICNEISSNETLLSAALVSAPCSVDLQQYVCSSLTGITAGNLAELLKCQLSSSRSYSKEIWKLFFTKANDVLDGALVIFSSAAANMSQPIRGDVVSQVLDVVGELRLERISPDQWTDLAFISMLLGQYLKPFLPFASPSLLLCTSSKNLSCQTYQHILSEVPLINEIQGRDMANFFILPFLRRNATDAGCVATANNSVEWLQKNFGPFSQFVSLTDLISINRLFDPLETLDNLTPKQVAGLLVEELPGLPEKKVVINTVFDHLFVSPVERGLPDVLQNLLSISQTTIIPCSSYILIFQRLFQALPFLPTEMETVVFQTTGELKQNGARDCSLPEPPTCLVTPANATRVCSGVNSNETLLSAALVSAPCSVDLQQYVCSSVRRP